The genomic DNA AAGGGAATTGGAGCTGGCGTCAAAGGAAGAGAACGCGAAAAAGCTTCAGGCGCAGCTCTATCAGCTTAAAACCAACAAAGAATATAACACCATGCTCCAGCAGATCCAGGACGCCAAGGCCGACGGCTCGGTGATCGAGGATAAAATACTCGAGTCCATGGATAAGATAGAAAGCTCCAAAGCTGATATAGATAACGAACGGAAGAAGCTCCAACAGGAAGAGCAGACATTTAACGCCCAGAAAAAGATCGTCGAAGACCGGATAAAAGAGATCGACGAAAAACTCCGCCAGATGGAGGCGCAGCGCAACCAGAACGTGCCGGCGATCGACACAAAAATACTCGCGCAATATGAGCGGATACTGAAAAACCGCGAAGGGTTGGCGATAGTCAGTGTGAAAAACAACACCTGTTCCGGATGCAATATGTTCATGCCGGCCCAGGTGATAAACCTGATCCGGATGTACGAAAAGATTATGGTCTGCGACGTCTGCAACCGGATACTGTTCATCGGCGATGAATGACCTTGAGATATTCATAGACGGGGCATCCAAAGGCAATCCAGGGCCCAGCGGAGTGGGCGTGGCGATCTACCGCTCAGGCAAGCTGATCCGGGAATTATCCAGCTACATCGGGGAAGCAACCAATAATATCGCCGAATATACGGCCCTGATCTACGCGCTTGAGGAAGCTTTGATACTCCGGCCGCAGCGCATCCTGATAAAGACCGACAGCCAGCTTTTGTACCGCCAGATCAAAAAAATATATAAAGTGAAACACCCGAACATGATCGGGCTGTACGACCGGGCAGTGCGGCTTATCGGGGCTTTTAAGGAAGTGGAATTAGCCAATATCCCCAGGGAAGAAAACAGCCTGGCCGATAAATTAGCCACACAGGCGGTGAAAGAAGCAAGAGCAAAAGGCGCAAACTGATCTTTTGATATTGAGGCGTAGGAAGTGGTTGCCCGCAAAATATTTGCGGAAGGAAAGTCCGGGC from Candidatus Omnitrophota bacterium includes the following:
- a CDS encoding ribonuclease HI family protein; the protein is MNDLEIFIDGASKGNPGPSGVGVAIYRSGKLIRELSSYIGEATNNIAEYTALIYALEEALILRPQRILIKTDSQLLYRQIKKIYKVKHPNMIGLYDRAVRLIGAFKEVELANIPREENSLADKLATQAVKEARAKGAN